In Sphingomonas panacisoli, one genomic interval encodes:
- the ruvX gene encoding Holliday junction resolvase RuvX produces MITEDRGTYRAALPEGGRLLGLDVGTKTIGTALCDAGWSFASPAELIRRTKFTADKAQLIAMIGGQAVKGLVVGLPLNLDGSDSPRTQSTRAFARNLTDLALPILLWDERWSTQAVERQMIAEDLSRAKRAERVDKLAASYILQGAIDALVGV; encoded by the coding sequence ATGATCACCGAGGATCGAGGAACCTATCGCGCAGCCTTGCCGGAAGGCGGTCGGCTGCTGGGGCTCGATGTCGGGACCAAGACGATCGGTACGGCGCTATGTGACGCCGGATGGAGTTTCGCGAGCCCGGCCGAGCTGATCCGCCGCACGAAGTTCACGGCCGATAAGGCGCAACTGATCGCGATGATCGGCGGCCAGGCGGTCAAGGGGCTCGTCGTCGGCCTCCCACTCAACCTCGACGGCAGCGACAGTCCGCGCACGCAATCGACGCGAGCGTTCGCGCGCAACCTGACCGACCTGGCCCTGCCGATCCTGCTGTGGGACGAACGTTGGTCGACCCAAGCGGTGGAGCGCCAGATGATCGCCGAGGACCTGTCGCGCGCCAAACGGGCCGAACGGGTCGATAAACTCGCCGCGAGTTACATCCTGCAGGGGGCGATCGACGCGCTGGTTGGCGTGTAG
- a CDS encoding DUF3089 domain-containing protein translates to MARKFLYAVIILIVLFTIGAGLLYYFQKELMKLALVPGESFAGGPATPAQRYKNADMWFARPDIPGNPALWTPANFKPGDKRPAAVFFIHPTSYIDRAHWNAPLDDPRANQYARVFLKGQASAFNEIGDVWAPRYRQATFGAFLTSQADAEKALDFAYRDVLAAFDEFLAEVGPDRPIVLAGHSQGALHLERLLRERVAGKPLANRIVAAYVVGWPISKTADLPVLGLPECTAADQAGCILSWQSYAEPADPSQVLDVYDATTGFDGQPRKDTAMVCTNPITGTANGTAEAKDNLGTLVPTKALDTAMLAIPGVPAACTGRGLLSIGTPIDLGGYVLPGNNYHVFDYSLFWANVRRDVMRRYQAKWGATPAPAGK, encoded by the coding sequence ATGGCTCGCAAATTCCTCTACGCCGTCATCATCCTGATCGTGCTGTTCACGATCGGCGCCGGCTTGCTCTATTATTTCCAGAAGGAATTGATGAAGCTGGCGCTGGTACCGGGCGAGAGCTTTGCCGGTGGCCCCGCGACGCCGGCGCAGCGCTACAAGAATGCCGATATGTGGTTCGCGCGGCCCGACATTCCGGGCAATCCTGCCTTGTGGACGCCCGCGAACTTCAAGCCGGGCGACAAGCGTCCCGCGGCGGTTTTCTTCATCCATCCTACCTCGTACATCGACCGCGCGCACTGGAACGCACCGCTCGACGACCCGCGGGCCAACCAATATGCGCGCGTGTTTCTCAAGGGTCAGGCTTCCGCGTTCAACGAGATCGGCGATGTTTGGGCGCCGCGTTATCGACAAGCGACGTTCGGTGCGTTCCTCACCAGCCAGGCGGACGCCGAGAAGGCGCTCGATTTCGCGTACAGGGACGTGCTCGCAGCGTTCGACGAATTTCTGGCGGAAGTGGGGCCTGATCGGCCGATCGTGCTCGCGGGACATAGTCAGGGCGCGCTGCACCTCGAGCGACTGTTGCGGGAGCGCGTCGCGGGCAAGCCGCTCGCGAACCGGATCGTCGCGGCGTACGTCGTCGGCTGGCCGATATCGAAGACCGCCGATCTGCCGGTGCTCGGCTTGCCCGAATGCACCGCCGCCGATCAGGCTGGCTGCATCCTGTCGTGGCAAAGCTACGCCGAACCCGCCGATCCGTCGCAGGTGCTCGATGTCTATGATGCGACGACCGGGTTCGACGGCCAGCCGCGCAAGGACACGGCAATGGTCTGCACGAACCCGATCACCGGCACGGCGAATGGTACGGCCGAAGCGAAGGACAACCTGGGGACGTTGGTGCCGACCAAGGCGCTCGACACCGCGATGCTCGCAATACCTGGCGTGCCGGCGGCGTGCACCGGGCGCGGGCTGCTGTCGATCGGAACGCCGATCGATCTGGGCGGTTACGTGTTGCCGGGCAACAACTATCACGTGTTCGATTATTCGCTGTTCTGGGCGAACGTCCGCCGCGACGTGATGCGGCGGTATCAGGCGAAGTGGGGCGCAACCCCCGCGCCTGCCGGAAAATGA
- the gatC gene encoding Asp-tRNA(Asn)/Glu-tRNA(Gln) amidotransferase subunit GatC, translated as MSVDAATVKKIASLARIAITDEEVAKIAPELDNIMGWIEQLGEVDTSGIAPMTAVIPNHLRLRDDVVDADPLTAGGKRAAVLANAPQAEHGFFTVPKVIE; from the coding sequence ATGTCCGTAGACGCCGCAACCGTAAAGAAGATCGCGAGCCTTGCTCGTATCGCGATCACCGACGAGGAGGTCGCGAAGATCGCGCCCGAACTCGATAATATTATGGGCTGGATCGAGCAGTTGGGCGAGGTCGACACGTCGGGCATCGCGCCGATGACCGCGGTTATCCCCAATCATTTGCGCCTGCGCGACGACGTGGTCGATGCCGACCCGCTGACCGCCGGCGGCAAGCGCGCGGCGGTCCTGGCGAACGCTCCGCAGGCCGAGCATGGCTTCTTCACCGTGCCGAAGGTGATCGAATAG
- the gatA gene encoding Asp-tRNA(Asn)/Glu-tRNA(Gln) amidotransferase subunit GatA, with translation MADITDLGVAAIRDGVRAGTFSATDVAEAFNAQVAKAKTLNTFLVETPEHALAAAKATDDARAKGDELKPLAGVPIGMKDLFCTKGVASTAASHILEGFKPEYGSTVSQNLWDAGAGMLGKLNMDQFAMGSSNETSYFGNVISPWRRRDGGNAPLAPGGSSGGSSAAIAARLCPAATGTDTGGSIRQPAAFTGISGIKPTYGRCSRWGVVAFSSSLDQAGPMARDVRDCAIMLEAMAGFDAKDATSLQLDVPRWEAGLNASLAGKRIGIPKEYRVDNMPAEIEALWQQGIQWVKDAGAEVVEVSLPHTKYALPAYYIIAPAEASSNLARYDGVRYGLRDLPEGANLQDMYAATRAEGFGAEVKRRILIGTYVLSAGFYDAYFTQASKVRALIARDFDEAWKSCDLLLTPTAPSAAFALGEKSADPIAMYLNDVFTVPSSLAGLPAMSVPGGLDKDGLPLGLQVIGKALDEQGVLNACLAIEERAGFTARPEVWW, from the coding sequence GTGGCCGACATCACTGATCTCGGCGTGGCCGCCATCCGCGACGGCGTACGCGCCGGCACCTTCTCCGCGACCGACGTAGCCGAGGCGTTCAATGCGCAGGTCGCCAAGGCGAAGACGCTGAACACGTTCCTGGTCGAGACTCCCGAGCACGCACTCGCCGCCGCCAAAGCCACCGACGACGCGCGCGCCAAGGGTGACGAGCTCAAGCCGCTCGCCGGTGTGCCGATCGGGATGAAGGACCTGTTCTGCACGAAGGGCGTGGCCTCGACGGCGGCGAGCCATATCCTCGAAGGGTTCAAGCCTGAGTACGGATCGACCGTCTCGCAGAATCTGTGGGATGCGGGCGCGGGCATGTTGGGCAAGCTCAACATGGACCAGTTCGCAATGGGATCGTCGAACGAGACCTCGTATTTCGGTAACGTCATCAGCCCGTGGCGGCGCAGAGACGGCGGCAACGCGCCGCTCGCGCCCGGCGGCTCGTCGGGGGGCAGCTCGGCGGCGATCGCGGCGCGGCTGTGCCCGGCGGCGACTGGCACCGACACTGGCGGTTCGATCCGTCAGCCGGCGGCGTTCACCGGCATTTCTGGCATCAAGCCTACCTATGGGCGTTGCTCGCGCTGGGGAGTGGTGGCGTTTTCGTCCAGCCTCGATCAGGCTGGGCCGATGGCGCGTGATGTGCGCGACTGCGCGATCATGCTCGAGGCGATGGCCGGGTTCGACGCGAAGGATGCGACCAGCCTCCAGCTCGACGTACCCAGGTGGGAAGCGGGCCTGAACGCCAGCCTGGCCGGCAAGCGGATCGGTATCCCCAAGGAATATCGCGTCGATAATATGCCGGCCGAGATCGAGGCGCTGTGGCAGCAGGGCATTCAATGGGTCAAGGACGCCGGCGCCGAGGTGGTCGAGGTGTCGTTGCCGCACACCAAATACGCGCTGCCGGCCTATTACATCATCGCGCCGGCGGAGGCGTCGTCCAATCTCGCGCGCTATGACGGCGTACGGTACGGACTGCGTGACCTGCCCGAGGGGGCGAACTTGCAGGATATGTATGCCGCGACCCGGGCCGAAGGCTTTGGTGCCGAGGTGAAGCGCCGCATCCTGATCGGCACTTACGTCCTGTCGGCAGGATTTTACGACGCGTACTTCACACAAGCTTCGAAGGTCCGTGCGCTGATCGCTCGCGATTTCGACGAGGCGTGGAAGTCGTGCGACCTGCTCCTGACCCCGACCGCACCTTCGGCCGCGTTCGCGCTGGGCGAGAAGTCGGCCGATCCGATCGCGATGTACCTCAACGATGTCTTCACGGTGCCGTCTAGCCTTGCCGGGCTACCGGCGATGTCGGTGCCGGGCGGGCTCGACAAGGACGGCTTGCCGCTGGGGCTGCAGGTGATCGGCAAGGCGCTGGACGAGCAGGGCGTACTGAACGCGTGCCTGGCGATCGAGGAGCGGGCCGGATTTACGGCACGGCCTGAGGTGTGGTGGTAG
- a CDS encoding cupin-like domain-containing protein translates to MQPVAERPLPDAAAFAAISDAGEPVVMRGLVADWPVVVSAQRGELANYLTAMANDVQLAMVRSPASEEGRLHYSAAVDRPNFNREPASIADFFAALDQQADAPAPDRLAIQGVAAEQILPGFAAANPMPLLPPDVEPRLWLGTAAIVATHHDQVENIACVAAGRRRFTLFPPEQVANLYMGPFHLTPAGTAVSMAHVTQPDLDRFPGFADALADAQTVELEPGDAIYIPYGWYHHVEALSPLNLLVNYWWNPARRDVGSPWDALMHGMIALRQLPPAQRRSWRAMFDHYVFKSDVDPAAHLPEAARGILGAESPADLAMMRQSIIAALQKTQGSR, encoded by the coding sequence ATGCAGCCGGTTGCCGAACGCCCGCTTCCCGATGCCGCCGCCTTCGCCGCGATCAGCGACGCGGGCGAGCCGGTGGTCATGCGCGGGCTGGTCGCGGATTGGCCGGTCGTCGTCAGTGCGCAGCGGGGAGAACTCGCCAACTATCTCACCGCGATGGCGAACGACGTTCAGCTCGCAATGGTACGCTCGCCCGCCAGCGAGGAAGGTCGGTTGCACTACTCGGCGGCGGTCGATCGGCCAAATTTCAACCGCGAACCGGCATCGATCGCCGACTTTTTCGCCGCGCTCGACCAACAGGCGGACGCCCCCGCGCCCGACCGACTGGCGATTCAGGGCGTCGCCGCTGAGCAAATTCTGCCGGGCTTCGCCGCTGCCAACCCGATGCCGCTCCTGCCGCCGGACGTCGAGCCACGTTTATGGCTGGGCACGGCGGCGATCGTCGCGACGCATCACGATCAGGTCGAGAACATCGCCTGCGTCGCGGCCGGCCGCCGCCGCTTTACGCTGTTCCCGCCGGAGCAGGTCGCCAACCTGTACATGGGGCCGTTCCACCTCACCCCGGCCGGCACCGCGGTCAGCATGGCGCATGTGACGCAGCCCGATCTCGATCGCTTCCCGGGGTTTGCCGACGCGCTCGCCGACGCGCAGACCGTCGAACTCGAGCCCGGCGATGCGATCTACATCCCGTATGGCTGGTATCATCACGTAGAGGCGCTCTCGCCGCTGAACCTGCTGGTCAACTATTGGTGGAATCCGGCGCGCCGCGATGTCGGGTCGCCCTGGGATGCGCTGATGCACGGCATGATCGCGTTGCGCCAGCTACCGCCCGCTCAACGGCGGTCGTGGCGCGCGATGTTCGACCATTACGTCTTCAAGAGCGATGTCGATCCCGCTGCGCATCTGCCGGAGGCTGCGCGCGGTATCCTCGGCGCGGAATCGCCGGCGGATCTGGCGATGATGCGTCAGTCGATCATCGCCGCCCTGCAAAAAACGCAGGGGTCGCGCTAG
- a CDS encoding N-succinylarginine dihydrolase has product MVVEINFDGIVGPSHNYAGLSPGNLAATSNAGMTSRPREAALEGVAKMRANLALGLTQGILLPHDRPDDSWLASLAIDYADAPTHLKAQALSASPMWAANAATVSPAPDAGDGRCHLTVANLVTMAHRSHEWPETLAQLRLAFADPAFAVHEPVPAPFGDEGAANHMRLAEHHGAPGVEVFVYGESGGPFPARQRRESSEAVARAHRLALNHTIFAQQSVAAIAAGAFHNDVVAVANERVLFAHEQAFENKARLYADITRIAPWAEIVEIPASRVSLTDAISSYLFNAQLVTLPDGTMALIVPGETRDNGAVWAWLQEMLAGNGPIRRVEVVDVRQSMRNGGGPACLRLRVVADPTTVDPRFLVDDAKLDRIAAVIEAHWPEEIAIDRIGDPALIARIRAAREALLDALEIVGLTYK; this is encoded by the coding sequence ATGGTCGTCGAAATCAACTTCGACGGAATCGTCGGGCCGAGCCACAATTATGCCGGATTGAGCCCGGGAAACCTGGCCGCCACGTCGAATGCCGGCATGACGTCACGGCCGCGCGAAGCGGCACTGGAGGGCGTGGCGAAGATGCGCGCCAACCTCGCATTGGGGCTGACGCAAGGTATCCTCCTGCCCCACGATCGCCCCGACGACAGCTGGTTGGCGAGTCTGGCGATCGATTATGCCGATGCCCCGACGCATCTGAAGGCGCAGGCGCTGTCCGCGTCGCCGATGTGGGCGGCGAACGCGGCGACCGTCTCGCCTGCCCCAGACGCCGGGGACGGCCGTTGCCACCTCACTGTCGCCAACCTCGTGACGATGGCGCACCGCAGCCACGAATGGCCCGAGACGCTGGCACAACTCCGCCTCGCGTTCGCCGATCCGGCATTCGCGGTACACGAACCCGTCCCCGCCCCGTTCGGCGACGAGGGCGCGGCTAACCACATGCGCCTCGCCGAGCATCATGGCGCGCCGGGCGTCGAAGTCTTCGTCTATGGCGAGAGCGGCGGTCCCTTTCCCGCCCGGCAACGCCGCGAATCATCCGAAGCCGTCGCCCGCGCGCATCGCCTCGCCCTGAATCACACGATCTTCGCCCAGCAATCGGTCGCTGCGATCGCCGCCGGCGCGTTTCACAACGACGTCGTCGCGGTTGCCAACGAACGCGTGCTGTTCGCGCACGAGCAGGCGTTCGAGAACAAGGCGCGGCTCTACGCCGACATCACTCGCATCGCGCCCTGGGCCGAGATCGTCGAGATTCCCGCGAGCCGTGTAAGCCTCACCGACGCGATCTCGTCCTACCTATTCAACGCGCAACTCGTGACGCTGCCGGACGGCACGATGGCCCTGATCGTCCCAGGCGAGACGCGCGACAATGGTGCCGTCTGGGCCTGGCTGCAGGAGATGCTCGCCGGCAACGGCCCGATCCGCCGAGTCGAGGTGGTCGATGTCCGCCAGTCGATGCGCAACGGCGGCGGTCCGGCATGCCTGCGCCTGCGCGTAGTCGCCGATCCCACGACGGTCGATCCCCGCTTCCTGGTCGACGATGCCAAGCTCGACCGCATCGCCGCGGTTATCGAGGCACATTGGCCGGAGGAAATCGCGATCGACCGGATCGGCGACCCTGCGCTGATCGCCCGCATCCGCGCCGCGCGCGAAGCGCTGCTCGACGCGCTCGAAATCGTCGGGTTAACTTACAAATAA
- a CDS encoding arginine N-succinyltransferase — MSFRIRAASDGDLDHLYEMAKLTGGGFTNLPADRRALRKRLGVSSAAFSRDEETLGDDVFVLMLENVATGEVRGTCQMFSQVGTNHPFYSYRIATLTQQSEELGRTFRAEMLSLTTDLEGSSEVGGLFLHPGERAGGLGMLLARSRYLFIAMHRQRFADRILAELRGIIDEAGGSPFWDGLAGRFFGMNFQDADRFNATHGHQFIADLFPKHPIYVAMLTESARSVIGLPHPSGRAAMRMLESEGFAFEKYIDIFDGGPTMTAHTDRVKSIADSQVATVVAVDDDGGERVLAATGHLAGFRCAFAQMREAGGGVVVDRTAATALGVREGDQVTYIGRA, encoded by the coding sequence GTGAGCTTTCGTATTCGTGCCGCGAGCGACGGCGACCTCGACCATCTCTACGAAATGGCGAAGCTGACCGGCGGCGGATTCACCAACCTGCCCGCCGATCGCCGCGCTTTGCGGAAACGGCTCGGCGTCAGCAGCGCAGCGTTTTCGCGAGACGAGGAAACGCTCGGCGACGACGTGTTCGTGTTGATGCTGGAAAACGTCGCGACTGGCGAAGTCCGCGGGACGTGCCAGATGTTCAGCCAAGTCGGCACCAACCACCCCTTCTATTCCTACCGCATCGCGACCCTGACGCAGCAGAGCGAGGAACTCGGCCGCACCTTCCGCGCCGAAATGCTCAGCCTGACCACCGACCTGGAAGGATCGAGCGAGGTCGGCGGTCTATTCCTCCATCCGGGCGAGCGCGCCGGCGGGCTCGGCATGCTGCTCGCGCGCAGCCGCTATCTGTTCATCGCGATGCACCGTCAGCGCTTCGCCGACCGCATCCTGGCGGAGCTGCGCGGGATCATCGACGAAGCGGGCGGGTCGCCGTTCTGGGACGGCTTGGCCGGGCGGTTCTTCGGAATGAATTTCCAGGACGCCGACCGCTTCAACGCGACCCACGGCCACCAGTTCATCGCCGATCTGTTCCCCAAGCACCCGATCTACGTCGCGATGCTGACCGAGAGCGCACGCAGCGTCATCGGCCTCCCCCACCCTTCCGGTCGCGCCGCGATGCGCATGCTCGAAAGCGAGGGGTTCGCGTTCGAGAAGTATATCGACATTTTCGACGGGGGGCCGACGATGACGGCCCACACCGACCGCGTGAAGAGCATCGCAGATTCGCAAGTGGCGACGGTCGTGGCGGTCGATGACGACGGCGGGGAGCGCGTACTGGCCGCAACCGGGCATCTTGCCGGCTTCCGCTGCGCCTTCGCCCAGATGCGCGAAGCGGGTGGCGGCGTAGTCGTAGATCGCACCGCCGCGACAGCGCTCGGCGTCCGCGAGGGCGACCAGGTCACCTATATCGGCCGCGCGTGA
- a CDS encoding hydrolase, giving the protein MKVPAVSALLDRIAAEPMLDHTRAWAAINSGTRNLDGLRMMAGALADAFSVLPGELSLIDPAPAESVSTDGTVSAIEHGRHLVLRVRPDAATRMLFTGHMDTVYPIDHAFQDQRFLDDNTLNGPGVADMKGGLALLLAALKAVETSPLAGRIGYDVMINSDEETGSFSSAALIADLARGKVAALTYEPALADGTLAGARGGTGNFSIVVHGKSAHAGRNPDDGRNAIVAASDLAVRLFSAKQEGLAVNPARIEGGGPNNVVPDLAILRVNFRPASPEAIDTAQAAIDWAIAEVAADRNVQIDLHGSFNRPPKPIDDGAATLFALVKDSGADLGLDIGWKATGGVCDGNNIAAAGVPVVDTMGARGGAIHSTDEFLLVDSLVERAALSALTVLKIAEKGGL; this is encoded by the coding sequence ATGAAAGTCCCCGCCGTTTCCGCGCTGCTCGACCGGATCGCCGCCGAGCCGATGCTCGACCACACGCGCGCCTGGGCAGCGATCAACAGCGGGACGCGTAACCTCGACGGGCTGAGGATGATGGCGGGGGCACTGGCCGATGCCTTCTCCGTTCTGCCCGGCGAACTGTCGCTGATCGACCCGGCTCCTGCCGAGAGCGTTTCCACCGATGGCACGGTCAGCGCGATCGAACATGGTCGCCACCTTGTCCTGCGCGTCCGCCCTGATGCGGCGACGCGGATGCTGTTTACGGGCCATATGGATACGGTCTACCCGATCGATCACGCGTTTCAGGACCAGCGTTTCCTCGACGACAACACGCTGAACGGGCCCGGGGTGGCCGACATGAAGGGCGGTCTCGCGCTGCTGCTCGCCGCGCTGAAAGCGGTCGAGACATCGCCGTTGGCGGGCCGGATCGGCTACGACGTGATGATCAATTCGGACGAAGAGACCGGGTCCTTCTCGTCCGCCGCGCTGATCGCTGACCTCGCGCGTGGCAAGGTAGCCGCCCTCACCTACGAACCCGCGCTCGCCGACGGTACCCTAGCTGGCGCGCGCGGCGGGACGGGCAATTTCTCGATCGTCGTGCACGGCAAGAGCGCCCATGCCGGACGCAATCCCGACGACGGCCGCAACGCGATCGTGGCGGCGTCCGATCTTGCCGTCCGGCTGTTCTCGGCGAAGCAGGAGGGGCTGGCGGTCAACCCGGCGCGGATCGAGGGTGGCGGGCCGAACAACGTCGTCCCGGACCTCGCCATCCTGCGCGTCAATTTCCGCCCCGCCTCGCCCGAAGCGATCGATACTGCCCAGGCCGCGATCGACTGGGCCATCGCCGAGGTTGCCGCCGACCGCAACGTGCAGATCGACTTGCACGGCAGCTTCAACCGCCCACCCAAGCCGATCGACGACGGCGCGGCGACGCTGTTCGCGCTGGTCAAGGACAGCGGCGCGGACCTCGGCCTCGATATCGGGTGGAAAGCGACCGGCGGGGTGTGCGACGGCAACAATATCGCGGCCGCCGGCGTGCCGGTGGTGGACACGATGGGCGCGCGTGGCGGGGCGATTCATTCGACCGACGAGTTCCTGTTGGTCGACTCGCTCGTCGAACGCGCGGCATTATCGGCGCTGACGGTGTTGAAGATCGCCGAAAAGGGGGGATTGTGA
- a CDS encoding surface-adhesin E family protein, translated as MLKWVALAAMVWSMPASAKNWFLVATSESKTTAYFIDRDSIVNTGGSLRRVTAWSVHSTDDTDGTASRELVLEFDCSTPRYRFLHLTGYSASLTVLADDVGSGKWRDVGGGSLDDSARQFACSGGTKPSSAKSYGASNPFNAGRVALSAGSSSSGANKH; from the coding sequence ATGCTTAAGTGGGTAGCGCTCGCGGCCATGGTCTGGTCGATGCCAGCATCAGCGAAGAACTGGTTCCTGGTGGCGACGTCGGAATCGAAGACGACCGCCTATTTCATCGACCGCGACAGCATCGTGAACACGGGCGGTTCGCTGCGTCGCGTGACCGCGTGGAGCGTGCATTCGACCGACGACACCGACGGCACCGCATCGCGCGAGCTGGTGCTCGAATTCGACTGCTCGACCCCGCGCTACCGGTTCCTGCACCTGACCGGCTACAGCGCCAGCCTGACCGTGCTCGCCGACGATGTCGGATCGGGCAAATGGCGCGACGTCGGCGGCGGGTCGCTTGACGATTCGGCGCGCCAGTTCGCCTGTTCGGGCGGAACCAAGCCCAGCAGCGCGAAGAGTTACGGTGCCAGCAATCCGTTCAACGCGGGCCGCGTTGCGCTGAGCGCTGGATCGTCGTCGAGTGGCGCCAATAAACACTGA
- a CDS encoding RNA pyrophosphohydrolase, with translation MTDKNDLPYRPCAGVMLLNADGLAFAGQRLDTTMEAWQMPQGGIDPGEEAGEAAIRELGEEIGVGPEHVELIAEAPGEFFYDLPDDLIGKVWKGKWRGQRQKWFLYRFLGDDTDIDLATPHPEFMSWRWVDPHELPGLIVPFKRKLYEDVIAAFSGHLTRA, from the coding sequence ATGACCGACAAGAACGACCTGCCCTATCGTCCCTGCGCCGGGGTGATGCTGCTCAATGCCGATGGCCTCGCCTTTGCGGGGCAGCGTCTCGATACGACGATGGAAGCGTGGCAGATGCCCCAGGGCGGGATCGACCCAGGCGAAGAAGCCGGCGAGGCTGCGATCCGTGAATTGGGCGAGGAAATCGGCGTCGGCCCGGAGCACGTCGAGTTGATCGCCGAGGCTCCAGGCGAATTCTTCTACGACTTGCCCGACGATCTGATCGGCAAGGTATGGAAGGGCAAATGGCGTGGGCAGCGGCAGAAATGGTTCCTCTACCGCTTCCTCGGCGACGACACCGACATCGACCTCGCGACGCCGCACCCCGAATTCATGTCGTGGCGCTGGGTCGATCCGCACGAACTGCCCGGCTTGATCGTACCGTTCAAACGCAAGCTCTACGAAGACGTGATCGCCGCATTTTCGGGACATCTGACCCGCGCCTGA
- a CDS encoding alpha/beta hydrolase, translating into MTDPFVRPDARQFLDFLASMPGPKMHEMDAPSARAVYTMMKDVADPPIGELGTMLDLAIPGPDGDIPARLFDPRATREPGPAVVFFHGGGFVIGDLDSHASFTAEMARVLDLPVVAVDYRLAPEAKWPAAPDDCEAAARWVAGSPAEIGRSVTSLILVGDSAGGNLAIVTAAALRDAPAAVPVIAQLSFYPATDSSREYPSYSQFADGYLLTKESMDWFMAAYGAENEHIRTSPLLGNLEDMPPAVVVTGSLDPIRDQGRAYAAALATAGVPVVFREAKGNIHGFITLRKAIPSSVGDVMGALAALKDIIVEAEGDRVMAQAAE; encoded by the coding sequence ATGACCGACCCCTTCGTCCGCCCCGATGCCCGCCAGTTCCTCGATTTCCTCGCATCGATGCCGGGGCCGAAGATGCACGAAATGGACGCCCCGTCCGCGCGCGCAGTCTATACGATGATGAAGGACGTCGCCGATCCGCCGATCGGCGAACTCGGCACGATGCTCGACCTCGCCATTCCCGGCCCCGATGGCGACATCCCGGCCCGCCTATTCGATCCGCGCGCCACTCGCGAGCCGGGGCCTGCCGTCGTTTTCTTCCACGGCGGCGGTTTCGTGATCGGCGACCTCGACAGTCACGCGAGCTTCACCGCCGAGATGGCGCGCGTATTGGACCTGCCGGTGGTCGCGGTCGACTATCGCCTCGCCCCCGAAGCGAAATGGCCCGCCGCGCCGGACGATTGCGAAGCGGCGGCGCGCTGGGTCGCGGGCAGTCCGGCCGAGATCGGCCGGTCGGTCACGTCGTTGATCCTTGTCGGCGACAGCGCGGGCGGCAATCTCGCGATCGTCACCGCGGCCGCCTTGCGCGATGCACCCGCCGCCGTGCCGGTGATCGCCCAACTGTCCTTCTATCCTGCAACCGACTCCAGCCGCGAATATCCGAGCTATAGCCAGTTCGCCGACGGCTATCTGCTGACAAAGGAGAGCATGGACTGGTTCATGGCCGCGTACGGCGCCGAGAACGAGCATATCCGCACATCGCCGTTGCTCGGCAATCTCGAGGACATGCCGCCCGCTGTGGTGGTGACCGGCAGCCTCGACCCGATCCGCGACCAGGGGCGCGCCTATGCCGCAGCGTTAGCCACCGCCGGGGTGCCGGTCGTGTTTCGCGAAGCGAAGGGCAACATCCACGGTTTCATCACCTTGCGAAAAGCAATCCCGTCGAGCGTCGGCGACGTGATGGGTGCGCTCGCCGCACTCAAGGATATCATCGTCGAAGCCGAGGGCGATCGTGTCATGGCCCAAGCTGCCGAATGA